From the genome of Bacillota bacterium, one region includes:
- a CDS encoding divergent polysaccharide deacetylase family protein, with protein sequence MKKIHLIIIKKPIFQFIILPFLFFTLICISIFYIQGIETAIKVSSSSNNDDFSLSTPSSKGGKLAIIIDDFGSNRDGVKEMMSIGKHLTFAVMPFLAYSKSDAQEAHEKGYEVIVHLPMESNYGKVSWLGPMPILVGMSSDNVKRIVRDSFESVPYAVGANIHMGSKASSNESIMSSVLDVIKEKGLYFVDSRTADRPIGKKIADAKGVPCYDRDIFLDGQKPKSFVKKRLEEAGKITLKKGKAIAIGHVGIEGGKVTAEAISEMLPEFDRKNIQLVFVSELGE encoded by the coding sequence ATGAAAAAAATTCACCTGATTATAATAAAAAAACCAATTTTCCAATTTATTATATTGCCCTTTCTTTTCTTTACCCTTATTTGTATAAGCATATTTTATATCCAGGGCATTGAAACTGCTATTAAAGTTTCATCTTCTTCCAATAACGATGACTTTAGTTTATCTACACCTTCGAGTAAGGGAGGAAAACTTGCAATTATCATAGATGATTTTGGCTCAAACAGGGATGGGGTAAAGGAAATGATGTCCATCGGCAAGCATTTGACCTTTGCTGTTATGCCTTTTCTCGCTTATTCGAAATCAGATGCCCAGGAGGCACATGAAAAGGGTTATGAGGTTATTGTCCACCTGCCCATGGAGTCTAATTATGGTAAAGTGAGCTGGCTGGGCCCAATGCCTATATTAGTGGGGATGAGTAGTGATAATGTGAAACGGATTGTAAGGGATTCATTTGAAAGTGTGCCTTATGCTGTTGGAGCAAACATTCACATGGGATCTAAAGCAAGCAGTAATGAAAGTATAATGTCCAGTGTTTTGGATGTTATTAAAGAAAAAGGGTTATACTTTGTAGATAGTCGTACTGCAGACCGCCCTATCGGTAAAAAAATAGCGGATGCAAAAGGAGTACCATGTTATGATAGAGACATATTCCTAGACGGGCAAAAGCCCAAGAGTTTTGTTAAAAAGCGACTGGAAGAAGCAGGTAAGATTACACTAAAAAAGGGTAAAGCGATAGCGATAGGTCATGTAGGAATCGAAGGAGGTAAAGTGACAGCAGAGGCTATTTCTGAAATGCTGCCTGAATTTGATAGAAAAAATATACAGTTGGTTTTTGTATCTGAATTAGGGGAATAA